A DNA window from Patescibacteria group bacterium contains the following coding sequences:
- a CDS encoding right-handed parallel beta-helix repeat-containing protein, producing MFEQKKPIYFIIIAVLTVGFVVSDKTVLASAVGSSSADISLVVKSDQSVDSSIVYTVLAQNNSDKNRSNVSVFVPVPTDIKYVADTATDGGQLNSSKNQLEWTLPSLPAGSSKLLTFKMSSVVSSSHRVIYVSPNGNDSWSGGLPQKQDNTNSGPFKTLEKARDTIRANKPLTHPYDVKLIGGTYLLDQTFNLTVEDSGTLDFPITYSHYDETKPILSGTTELADLTWSSYRDGIYKTALPANAPSDFSSLVINGSQATRARTPNKDVGDADYLTTVPVAYWPLSGENSLPLVAGSLGVMSDGRVYKCINADGCRMYSFDFDQPEKDQNFAKDFVPDLALQGLDPCTSYIYRTNTSTGVDDISPGLTDLDNVELATSHSYLESRFRIKSVDPTNKKVTINSDYVVDGQTYTQKINPNGGVSCTSSTQRYYLDNIFEGLDTPGEWYLKKSAGYREIYYYPRNDEKINQIKAEVPVLGKLVDIHNTDYLTFSGIDFTGTKWELPAAGAQDVSTLTRDENSSFDTGFKIRNSSGNLVNVPTSKLQYNINKYDAFEAVNSKNLVIKNCRFYNIGVNGIVLYGLINSEITDNELFNIGATPIVVSDYLINSDRTAARRSLYSSANNKITNNKVHDFGQVFKYSFGIYLVEEDNSIISHNEFYNGPYVGILVSSRMSSYSTIVDNNDVHNVMQGLNDGGGIYYIGSSSSFVENNYVHDIVKTLHHDSNLGLYGIYLDANQNQAKFVRNNIIDNTSNGFKFNDIRNCFIDNNLDLNSYIAQISTVTLLDASKWNLVPPVSDTLPTDSLFSHNIVYSNPKPNPYFLFSSHAVGKTQKNDPNNPLSSLSVSLFSIDKSDYNLYWPVSENYTRNSYWADMNFETWKDDFATDSHPSVEQNSIQKDPEFVDPTFADHNYLLKPTSPAFDIGFRQIEINDVGVRIVDPNLVGLIAYATYKNADNRSFLIISNESLVSNVGLKSSKIKLSADKKMATSNSIITYSLIYTNDSTTGDSNILVSALIPAGTVYVSDSVSGSGNYDADTRTISWRIAQQPPGASTTFGFRVKVN from the coding sequence ATGTTCGAACAGAAAAAGCCAATCTATTTCATTATAATTGCAGTTCTAACGGTAGGTTTTGTAGTATCGGACAAGACGGTTTTGGCAAGCGCTGTGGGATCCTCTAGCGCAGACATCTCCCTCGTGGTCAAATCAGATCAGTCCGTTGACTCAAGCATAGTCTACACTGTATTGGCACAAAACAATTCAGACAAAAACCGCTCTAACGTATCCGTTTTCGTTCCCGTACCAACTGACATCAAATATGTAGCTGATACAGCGACCGATGGGGGTCAATTAAATTCGTCAAAAAATCAGCTTGAATGGACATTGCCGTCCTTACCTGCTGGATCATCCAAACTCTTAACCTTCAAAATGAGCAGTGTTGTCAGCTCATCGCATAGAGTTATCTATGTTTCCCCCAACGGCAACGATAGCTGGAGCGGAGGATTACCGCAAAAACAGGACAATACTAACAGTGGACCTTTCAAAACCTTGGAAAAAGCCAGGGACACCATAAGAGCAAACAAACCGCTAACCCATCCTTATGACGTCAAACTTATTGGCGGGACCTACTTGCTCGATCAAACATTCAATCTCACTGTGGAGGATTCGGGAACTTTAGACTTTCCGATCACTTACAGCCATTATGATGAAACAAAGCCGATTTTGAGTGGTACAACCGAGCTGGCCGATCTGACTTGGTCGAGTTACAGAGATGGAATCTACAAAACTGCTCTTCCAGCAAATGCGCCTAGCGATTTTTCTTCATTAGTGATCAACGGTTCCCAGGCTACCAGAGCAAGGACACCAAACAAGGACGTTGGCGACGCCGACTATCTGACTACGGTTCCTGTGGCATACTGGCCGTTGTCTGGGGAAAATTCTTTGCCGCTAGTAGCGGGGTCGCTAGGAGTAATGAGCGATGGCAGAGTATATAAATGCATCAACGCAGACGGCTGCAGAATGTATAGCTTTGATTTTGATCAGCCGGAGAAGGACCAAAACTTTGCGAAAGATTTTGTTCCAGATCTTGCACTTCAGGGTCTCGACCCTTGCACGAGCTACATTTATCGAACAAATACTTCGACTGGAGTGGACGATATCTCTCCTGGACTAACGGATTTGGACAACGTTGAATTGGCGACTTCGCATTCATATCTAGAATCAAGATTTCGGATCAAGTCAGTCGATCCAACCAACAAAAAAGTTACAATCAATTCCGATTATGTAGTAGACGGTCAAACTTATACTCAAAAAATTAATCCTAACGGAGGCGTGAGCTGTACTTCATCAACGCAAAGATACTATCTTGACAATATTTTCGAGGGGCTAGACACACCAGGGGAGTGGTACTTGAAAAAAAGCGCGGGTTACCGCGAGATCTACTATTATCCGAGAAACGATGAAAAAATCAATCAGATTAAAGCCGAAGTCCCAGTGTTGGGCAAACTCGTAGATATCCATAACACGGATTATTTAACTTTTAGCGGAATAGATTTTACTGGCACCAAGTGGGAACTCCCGGCCGCTGGCGCCCAAGATGTTTCGACCCTAACTAGAGATGAAAATAGTTCGTTTGACACAGGCTTCAAAATCAGGAATAGCAGCGGTAATTTGGTGAATGTACCTACATCTAAGCTTCAATACAACATTAACAAGTATGATGCCTTCGAGGCAGTTAACTCGAAGAATCTTGTAATCAAGAATTGTCGCTTTTACAATATCGGAGTCAACGGGATAGTACTTTATGGGTTGATCAACTCAGAGATAACCGATAACGAGCTTTTCAATATTGGCGCGACACCGATTGTCGTTAGCGACTATCTAATTAATTCGGACCGAACGGCCGCGCGACGGAGTCTCTATTCAAGCGCTAATAACAAAATCACGAACAATAAGGTCCATGATTTTGGTCAAGTATTCAAATACTCTTTTGGCATTTATTTGGTTGAGGAAGATAACTCGATAATCAGCCACAACGAATTTTACAACGGCCCGTATGTTGGCATTCTCGTCTCAAGCCGAATGTCAAGTTACTCGACTATCGTCGATAACAACGACGTTCACAACGTCATGCAAGGTCTCAATGATGGCGGGGGAATTTATTATATTGGTAGCTCATCTTCTTTTGTCGAGAACAATTATGTTCACGACATCGTCAAAACGCTACATCATGATTCAAATCTCGGCTTGTATGGAATATACCTAGACGCGAATCAAAACCAAGCTAAATTTGTTCGCAACAATATTATCGACAACACCTCCAACGGCTTCAAATTCAACGACATTAGGAATTGTTTTATTGATAATAACTTAGATTTGAATTCATATATTGCTCAAATATCGACAGTAACGCTTTTAGACGCCTCAAAATGGAATCTTGTTCCACCAGTCTCAGATACGTTGCCAACAGATAGTTTGTTTTCTCACAACATTGTTTACAGTAATCCGAAGCCAAATCCATATTTTTTGTTTAGCTCTCATGCCGTTGGGAAAACTCAGAAAAATGACCCCAATAACCCTCTCTCCAGCCTGTCGGTTAGTTTATTCTCTATCGATAAATCCGACTACAACCTATACTGGCCAGTATCTGAAAATTATACGCGTAATTCATACTGGGCCGATATGAACTTCGAAACCTGGAAAGATGATTTTGCGACTGACAGCCATCCATCCGTCGAACAAAATTCCATACAAAAAGACCCCGAATTCGTTGATCCGACATTCGCTGATCATAATTATTTGTTAAAGCCTACTTCACCCGCATTTGATATAGGTTTCAGACAAATTGAAATAAATGATGTTGGGGTTAGGATTGTCGATCCGAATTTGGTTGGATTGATCGCTTACGCAACGTACAAGAACGCTGACAATCGCTCTTTTTTGATTATTAGCAACGAGAGTCTCGTCAGCAACGTAGGGCTAAAGTCATCAAAAATAAAGCTTTCTGCCGACAAAAAAATGGCTACTTCAAATTCGATTATTACTTATTCACTAATTTATACAAATGACTCTACGACTGGCGACAGTAATATTCTGGTCTCCGCCCTAATCCCAGCTGGCACTGTATACGTCAGTGATTCTGTTTCTGGTTCTGGCAATTACGATGCTGATACCAGAACTATCAGTTGGCGTATCGCTCAGCAACCACCAGGTGCCTCAACAACTTTCGGGTTTAGGGTTAAGGTCAACTAG